Proteins from one Streptosporangium becharense genomic window:
- a CDS encoding pentapeptide repeat-containing protein encodes MSSLLRLLAGVVTLSAVALPLSPSPVPALAASGAATAALTAPSTAALATTPATALATTAAGSGAGTAPTGGAGTTSGAVSGSAPGCEPGSGRELAGKDLTRVRLPADLSCADLRRATLDGVTVTSVLDGADLRGASLKGAHLQYAKLAGADLRGADLSEAEMYYADLRGADLREAVMDDTSPYYAHFEGADLRGARLVRAKTYSAQFDDAKLAGADLSDADAYGADMRRADLSEVVAVKTRLYGATLIKTVFRDADLTGAQMYQSTMDGATFQGADLTGADLREARGAVLTGSKGVPKDLPAPDPSCAPGSGQNYAGWDLTTVADFPDDLSCADLTGAKLDGADLGGVKLHRAILRDVSAAGVRIRHAEGADLRGARMERADLSSAELTRANLSGARLRGADLTSGELAGADLSKASLPGASLGSADLSGAKLGGADLRDARLGSATGEDTDFTAARMDGADLSSGSFPGAIFRRAVLTDARVAHAKLRGAVFEDADVTGLDTRWAENADLSGSFSRMATGWKIFFSVCGLIALWILTVLTRRRLRRWKTSRQEAARREARTEKVRRSQEENVTRLGEEIDRLDAEGGEKADWQRALDCYDAAKEALAAARDIDEIKAVDVIVARGRDALRGRSPR; translated from the coding sequence ATGTCCAGCCTCCTCCGCCTGCTCGCAGGCGTGGTGACCCTCTCGGCGGTCGCGCTGCCGCTCTCCCCGTCCCCGGTGCCCGCCCTCGCCGCCTCCGGTGCCGCGACCGCCGCCCTCACCGCCCCGTCCACCGCCGCCCTCGCCACCACACCCGCGACCGCCCTCGCCACCACAGCCGCCGGTTCCGGGGCCGGAACCGCGCCAACCGGCGGCGCCGGAACCACCTCCGGTGCCGTGTCCGGCAGCGCACCCGGGTGCGAACCCGGCAGTGGCCGCGAGCTCGCCGGCAAGGATCTCACCCGGGTGAGGCTTCCGGCCGACCTCTCCTGTGCCGACCTGCGCCGCGCCACGCTGGACGGCGTGACCGTGACCAGCGTGCTCGACGGGGCCGACCTGCGCGGCGCCTCGCTCAAGGGCGCCCACCTCCAGTACGCCAAGCTGGCCGGGGCCGACCTGCGTGGCGCCGACCTGTCCGAGGCGGAGATGTACTACGCGGACCTGCGCGGTGCGGACCTGCGCGAGGCGGTCATGGACGACACCTCCCCGTACTACGCGCACTTCGAGGGTGCCGACCTACGGGGGGCTCGGCTGGTGCGGGCCAAGACGTACTCGGCGCAGTTCGACGACGCGAAACTGGCCGGCGCGGACCTCAGCGACGCCGACGCCTACGGCGCGGACATGCGCCGCGCCGATCTCAGCGAGGTCGTCGCCGTCAAAACCCGGCTCTACGGCGCCACACTGATCAAGACCGTGTTCCGGGACGCCGACCTGACCGGCGCGCAGATGTACCAGTCGACGATGGACGGCGCCACCTTCCAGGGCGCCGACCTGACCGGCGCCGACCTGCGTGAGGCCAGGGGTGCCGTGCTCACGGGCAGCAAGGGCGTGCCCAAGGACCTTCCGGCGCCTGACCCCTCGTGCGCGCCGGGCAGCGGGCAGAACTACGCGGGCTGGGATCTCACCACGGTCGCCGACTTCCCCGACGACCTCAGCTGTGCCGACCTGACCGGCGCCAAGCTCGACGGGGCGGACCTGGGCGGGGTCAAGCTGCACCGGGCGATCCTGCGCGACGTGTCGGCCGCCGGGGTCAGGATCCGCCACGCCGAGGGGGCCGACCTGCGGGGCGCCCGCATGGAACGCGCCGATCTCAGCAGCGCCGAGCTGACCCGGGCGAACCTGTCCGGGGCGCGACTGCGGGGGGCGGACCTCACCAGCGGCGAACTGGCCGGGGCCGACCTGTCGAAGGCGAGCCTGCCGGGGGCGTCCCTCGGCAGCGCCGACCTGAGCGGGGCGAAGCTGGGCGGTGCGGACCTGCGTGACGCACGGCTCGGCAGCGCCACCGGCGAGGACACCGACTTCACCGCCGCCCGGATGGACGGAGCCGACCTGAGCAGCGGCTCCTTCCCCGGCGCGATCTTCCGCCGGGCGGTCCTGACCGACGCCCGGGTCGCCCACGCGAAACTGCGCGGAGCCGTCTTCGAGGACGCCGACGTCACCGGCCTCGACACCAGGTGGGCCGAGAACGCCGACCTGAGCGGTTCCTTCAGCCGGATGGCGACGGGATGGAAGATCTTCTTCTCCGTCTGCGGCCTGATCGCGCTCTGGATCCTGACCGTTCTGACCCGCAGGAGGCTGCGGAGGTGGAAGACCTCGCGTCAGGAGGCCGCCCGGCGGGAGGCCCGGACGGAGAAGGTCAGACGGTCCCAGGAGGAGAACGTCACGCGGCTGGGCGAGGAGATCGACCGGCTGGACGCCGAAGGCGGGGAGAAGGCCGACTGGCAGCGGGCCCTCGACTGCTACGACGCCGCCAAGGAGGCGCTGGCCGCGGCACGCGACATCGACGAGATCAAGGCCGTCGACGTCATCGTGGCCCGGGGCCGCGACGCCCTGCGGGGCCGCTCGCCCCGGTGA
- a CDS encoding GntR family transcriptional regulator: protein MFDDRSPIYRQIAERIKADVLNGALKGDEQVMSTNQYAAFYRINPATAAKAFQQLVDEGVLYKKRGIGMFVSSGARDALRVKHRESFFAEVVDPMVAQAKAIGISLGDVIRHIEELEGR, encoded by the coding sequence ATGTTCGACGACCGGAGCCCGATCTATCGGCAGATCGCCGAGCGGATCAAAGCCGATGTGCTGAACGGGGCGCTGAAGGGTGACGAGCAGGTCATGTCCACCAACCAGTACGCCGCCTTCTACCGGATCAACCCGGCGACGGCGGCCAAGGCGTTCCAGCAGCTGGTCGACGAGGGTGTTCTCTACAAGAAACGAGGTATCGGCATGTTCGTCAGCTCGGGCGCCCGGGACGCGCTCAGGGTGAAGCACCGGGAGAGCTTCTTCGCCGAGGTGGTCGACCCGATGGTCGCCCAGGCCAAGGCGATCGGGATCTCGCTCGGTGACGTGATCAGGCACATCGAGGAGCTGGAGGGGAGATGA
- a CDS encoding ATP-binding cassette domain-containing protein — protein sequence MRIEVEDLVLRYGDVTALDRLTLTLEEGKIYGLLGRNGSGKTSLLSILAAFRRQTAGDVRIGGQPVFENGRLTSRISLIRDAGETVDIGTAEDALYFAEWLRPGWDADYARSLMDLFGLEPKKNVKEMSKGQRSAMGVVVGLAGRAPLTMFDESYLGMDAPSRYAFYDALLADYMAHPRTIILSTHLIEEVSSLFEEVVIIDRGRLVVHEESQTLLSRGAAVTGPAAQVDAFTGGLTVLGAKELGPTKSAMVYGDLDDARRRKAAESGLELGPIAMQDLFVHLTGESR from the coding sequence ATGAGAATCGAGGTCGAAGACCTGGTGCTGCGCTACGGCGACGTCACGGCACTCGACCGGCTGACGCTCACGCTGGAGGAGGGGAAGATCTACGGGTTACTCGGCCGCAACGGCTCCGGTAAGACGAGCCTGCTGTCGATCCTGGCCGCCTTCCGCCGGCAGACGGCGGGCGACGTGCGGATCGGCGGGCAGCCCGTGTTCGAGAACGGGCGCCTCACCAGCCGGATCAGCCTGATCCGCGACGCGGGCGAGACGGTCGACATCGGCACCGCCGAGGACGCCCTCTACTTCGCCGAGTGGCTGCGTCCCGGCTGGGACGCCGACTACGCCCGCTCCCTGATGGACCTGTTCGGGCTCGAACCGAAGAAGAACGTCAAAGAGATGTCCAAGGGGCAGCGTTCGGCGATGGGCGTCGTCGTGGGCCTGGCCGGCCGGGCACCGCTGACCATGTTCGACGAGTCGTACCTGGGCATGGACGCACCCTCCCGCTACGCCTTCTACGACGCGTTGCTCGCCGACTACATGGCGCACCCCCGCACGATCATCCTGTCCACCCACCTCATCGAGGAGGTCAGCTCCCTGTTCGAGGAAGTCGTGATCATCGACAGGGGGCGGCTGGTCGTGCACGAGGAGAGCCAGACGCTGCTGTCCAGGGGGGCGGCCGTGACCGGGCCCGCCGCGCAGGTCGACGCGTTCACCGGCGGGCTGACCGTGCTCGGCGCCAAGGAGCTCGGTCCGACCAAGTCGGCGATGGTCTACGGCGACCTCGACGACGCCCGGCGCCGCAAGGCCGCCGAGTCCGGCCTGGAACTCGGGCCGATCGCCATGCAGGACCTGTTCGTCCACCTGACCGGAGAGTCCCGATGA
- a CDS encoding alpha/beta hydrolase family protein: MNGWPTEPISGTAAGVPFTALPPARPPEGAAQGTAPLVVTWHMIDAPCTDAAFAAALPMAGVPAWRVHLGMPLCGRRMLDSGMNAILERARRDTVLAYLEPMVRQAVEEFPAALAALRERLPVDDGPISVVGGSLGGAVALSVLTRCEIPVAAAALVNPAIRARSVVGLVEGVTGRPYEWSEEAAEAADRLDFVARAEEIADRVPRPPLLVVSGELDFPALRADAAALVGALRERYTDPERVRLATVAGLAHPLAEQPGLEPAPQLPVAETVDETITEWFRRHLTAG; encoded by the coding sequence ATGAACGGGTGGCCGACCGAACCGATCTCGGGCACGGCCGCCGGCGTGCCGTTCACGGCGCTGCCACCGGCCCGCCCGCCGGAGGGTGCGGCGCAGGGCACCGCACCGCTGGTGGTGACCTGGCACATGATCGACGCGCCGTGCACGGACGCCGCGTTCGCCGCGGCGCTCCCCATGGCCGGCGTGCCGGCCTGGCGGGTGCATCTGGGCATGCCGCTGTGCGGGCGGCGGATGCTCGACAGCGGGATGAACGCGATCCTCGAGCGCGCTCGCCGTGACACGGTGCTGGCCTACCTGGAACCGATGGTCCGGCAGGCCGTCGAGGAGTTCCCGGCCGCGCTGGCCGCGCTGCGCGAACGGCTGCCGGTCGACGACGGGCCGATCAGCGTGGTCGGCGGCTCCCTGGGCGGGGCCGTCGCCCTGAGCGTCCTGACCCGCTGTGAGATCCCGGTCGCGGCGGCGGCTCTGGTCAACCCCGCGATCCGGGCCCGCTCGGTGGTCGGGCTCGTGGAGGGCGTCACCGGCCGGCCGTACGAATGGAGCGAGGAGGCCGCGGAGGCGGCCGACCGGCTCGACTTCGTGGCCCGCGCCGAGGAGATCGCCGACCGGGTGCCGCGGCCTCCGTTGCTGGTGGTCAGCGGCGAGCTCGACTTCCCGGCGCTCCGCGCGGACGCCGCCGCCCTGGTCGGCGCGTTGCGTGAGCGCTACACCGACCCGGAGCGCGTCCGGCTGGCCACGGTGGCCGGGCTGGCGCACCCGCTGGCCGAGCAGCCGGGCCTGGAGCCGGCTCCGCAGCTGCCCGTGGCCGAGACCGTGGACGAGACGATCACCGAGTGGTTCCGGCGGCATCTCACCGCCGGCTGA
- a CDS encoding YciI family protein, translating into MKYMLLMQFGEQSDIPPMSAWLPEEIKAHIEFMHETNRRLIDAGEYVEAQGLAAPEQARIVRAGDGGVPVVTDGPFPETKEFLVGYWIVDCESPERAVELAASVSAAPGPGGRPLNMPIEVRQVMSAAPAEQ; encoded by the coding sequence ATGAAGTACATGCTGTTGATGCAGTTCGGCGAGCAGAGCGACATCCCGCCGATGAGCGCCTGGCTCCCGGAGGAGATCAAGGCGCACATCGAGTTCATGCACGAGACGAACCGCAGGCTCATCGACGCCGGGGAGTACGTGGAGGCGCAGGGGCTGGCGGCTCCGGAACAGGCCAGGATCGTCCGGGCCGGCGACGGTGGCGTCCCCGTCGTCACGGACGGCCCGTTCCCCGAGACGAAGGAGTTCCTGGTCGGTTACTGGATCGTCGACTGTGAGAGCCCGGAGCGGGCGGTCGAGCTCGCCGCGTCCGTCTCGGCGGCGCCCGGACCCGGCGGCAGGCCGCTGAACATGCCGATCGAGGTGCGCCAGGTGATGTCGGCCGCGCCTGCGGAGCAGTGA